Proteins encoded in a region of the Mycoplasma mobile 163K genome:
- a CDS encoding phosphopentomutase — translation MKFRRIFLIVTDGLGIGYEKRQKEFGDDKANSLYHTTLNAEVKIPTWQKLGIGHVAKIHNEGKRKNPKAYITKATTLSNAKDTLAGHWEMMGIFTKIPFPVFTETGFPKELLDNLSKACDGREIIGNKSASGTEILDELAQKEIDEKKLIVYTSGDSVLQICGHEETMGLENLYRYAKEARRICSSRPEWNVGRIIARPYTGSAGNWKRTFNRHDYAVTPTEETILDRLKAKKINTISVGKIQDIFAGQGINEHHPSGSDAIGMDVTIELAQKAKDNSFIFTNLVQFDSHYGHRRDVNGYAENLNTFDIKLTKLINSLKEDDLLLMTSDHGNDPTYRGTDHTREALPVTIFSKSFKDPKILKDFTSLATVGNIVAKNFGVELAKIGQDFFEELI, via the coding sequence ATGAAATTTAGAAGAATTTTTTTAATTGTCACTGATGGATTAGGGATAGGCTATGAAAAAAGACAAAAAGAATTTGGGGATGATAAAGCAAATTCACTTTATCATACAACTCTAAATGCTGAAGTTAAAATTCCTACATGACAAAAATTAGGAATAGGTCATGTAGCAAAAATTCATAATGAAGGTAAAAGAAAAAATCCAAAAGCATATATAACTAAAGCAACAACATTAAGTAATGCAAAAGACACTTTGGCAGGTCATTGAGAAATGATGGGAATTTTTACAAAAATTCCTTTTCCTGTTTTTACAGAAACAGGGTTTCCAAAAGAATTATTAGATAACTTATCTAAAGCTTGTGATGGGCGTGAAATTATTGGAAATAAATCCGCAAGTGGAACTGAGATTTTGGATGAACTTGCCCAAAAAGAAATTGATGAAAAAAAATTAATTGTTTATACTTCTGGAGATAGTGTTTTGCAAATTTGTGGTCACGAAGAAACAATGGGTCTAGAAAATTTATATCGTTATGCAAAAGAAGCAAGGAGAATTTGCTCTTCAAGACCAGAATGAAATGTTGGTAGAATAATTGCTCGCCCTTATACAGGTTCAGCAGGTAATTGAAAAAGAACATTTAATCGTCATGACTATGCAGTAACGCCAACTGAAGAAACTATTTTAGATCGTTTAAAGGCTAAAAAAATTAATACAATTAGTGTTGGAAAAATTCAAGATATTTTTGCAGGTCAAGGAATTAATGAACATCACCCTTCAGGAAGTGATGCAATAGGAATGGATGTAACAATTGAATTAGCACAAAAGGCTAAGGATAATTCTTTTATTTTTACTAATTTAGTTCAATTTGATTCACACTATGGTCATCGTCGTGATGTAAATGGATATGCTGAAAATTTAAATACTTTCGATATTAAATTAACAAAATTAATTAATTCTTTAAAAGAAGATGATTTACTATTAATGACTAGTGATCATGGTAATGATCCTACTTATCGTGGTACAGATCATACAAGAGAAGCTTTACCAGTTACAATTTTTTCTAAATCATTTAAAGATCCTAAAATTTTAAAAGATTTTACTTCTTTAGCAACTGTAGGAAATATAGTTGCT
- the pfkA gene encoding 6-phosphofructokinase — MAKKIAILTSGGDSPGMNNAIRTIVKTSKIHGIEVFLVYNGYKGLVEKTIKNANEINVDQYIGSGGTFIGSARYLEFKKLEVRQKAVQNLKEMGIDSLVVIGGDGSYAGAQLLHELGVKTIGLPGTIDNDIASTEYTIGLDTALNTIVENVDRLRDTMNSMNMVALVEVMGHGAGDLAMLSGLATGAEIIVTNAHRKSIDEMIEIVKDQMIAKTKRSVIGIVSEFIYDDLKKVAKEIEDKTGIRTRAIILAHTQRGGNPKAYERINASFLGIAAVESLLKNESGVALGFKGNKIISTPIPEALKAQNSAKNENELVTKINKINQS; from the coding sequence ATGGCAAAAAAAATAGCAATTTTGACCTCTGGAGGAGATTCTCCTGGGATGAATAATGCAATAAGAACAATTGTTAAAACTTCTAAAATTCACGGAATTGAAGTTTTTCTTGTTTATAATGGTTATAAAGGACTTGTTGAAAAAACAATTAAAAATGCAAATGAAATTAATGTAGATCAATACATTGGAAGTGGTGGAACTTTTATAGGATCTGCTCGTTACTTAGAATTCAAAAAATTAGAAGTAAGACAAAAAGCTGTTCAGAACTTAAAAGAAATGGGTATTGATTCACTTGTAGTTATTGGTGGTGATGGAAGTTATGCTGGAGCACAATTATTACATGAATTAGGTGTGAAAACAATAGGTTTACCTGGAACAATTGATAATGATATTGCTTCAACAGAATATACTATTGGTTTAGACACAGCTCTAAATACAATTGTAGAAAATGTTGATAGATTAAGAGATACAATGAATAGCATGAATATGGTTGCTTTAGTTGAAGTTATGGGACATGGAGCTGGAGATTTAGCAATGCTTAGTGGTTTAGCAACAGGAGCTGAAATTATTGTTACAAATGCTCATAGAAAATCTATTGATGAAATGATTGAAATTGTTAAAGATCAAATGATTGCAAAAACAAAAAGATCAGTAATCGGAATTGTTAGCGAATTTATTTATGATGATTTAAAAAAGGTAGCTAAAGAAATTGAAGATAAAACCGGAATTAGAACAAGAGCAATTATTTTAGCTCATACTCAAAGAGGCGGAAATCCTAAAGCATACGAGAGAATAAATGCTTCATTTTTAGGAATTGCTGCAGTAGAATCGTTATTAAAAAATGAAAGTGGTGTAGCTCTAGGTTTTAAAGGTAATAAAATTATTTCAACACCAATTCCAGAAGCTTTAAAAGCACAAAATTCAGCTAAAAATGAAAATGAATTAGTAACTAAAATCAATAAAATAAATCAATCATAA